One segment of Paraburkholderia sp. PGU19 DNA contains the following:
- a CDS encoding IS5 family transposase: protein MTKEKRKAYPTDVSDEEWSFVAAYLTLMDESAPQRKYELREMFNALRWMARAGAAWRMLPTNFPPWELVYQQTQRWLAAGCFECMVSDLRSIVRVAQGRQGQPSAVILDGRTLQSTCESGPRAGYDGYKRKRGSKVHMAVDTLGQLLAVHVTPANEQERAQVAELARQVQQATGETVKVAFADQGYTGEDPAQAARAQGIDLQVVKLDEAKKGFVLLPRRWVVERSFGWLNRFRRLARDYERLPETLAGLHFVVFAMLMLVHAIPVLRSS, encoded by the coding sequence ATGACAAAAGAGAAACGTAAAGCCTACCCGACAGACGTGTCAGACGAAGAATGGAGCTTCGTGGCAGCGTATCTGACGTTGATGGATGAGAGTGCGCCACAGCGGAAATATGAGTTGCGGGAGATGTTCAATGCGTTGCGCTGGATGGCTCGCGCTGGGGCTGCTTGGCGAATGCTGCCGACCAACTTTCCACCGTGGGAACTCGTGTACCAGCAGACGCAACGATGGCTGGCGGCCGGCTGTTTCGAGTGCATGGTGAGTGACCTTCGTTCGATCGTCCGTGTGGCGCAGGGGCGGCAGGGGCAGCCCAGCGCGGTGATCCTTGATGGCCGTACGTTGCAATCGACATGTGAAAGCGGTCCACGCGCAGGCTATGACGGCTACAAGCGCAAGCGTGGCAGCAAGGTGCATATGGCGGTCGACACGCTGGGTCAGTTGCTCGCCGTACACGTGACACCGGCCAACGAGCAGGAACGGGCCCAGGTGGCAGAACTGGCGCGCCAGGTGCAACAGGCAACGGGAGAAACCGTGAAAGTGGCCTTTGCCGATCAGGGTTACACGGGCGAAGATCCTGCGCAGGCCGCGCGCGCCCAGGGAATTGATCTCCAGGTGGTCAAGCTCGATGAAGCGAAAAAGGGTTTCGTGCTGTTGCCACGGCGATGGGTAGTCGAGCGCAGCTTCGGATGGCTCAACCGCTTTCGACGCCTTGCACGTGACTACGAACGCTTGCCCGAAACACTCGCAGGCCTGCATTTTGTCGTCTTCGCCATGCTTATGCTTGTCCATGCAATTCCAGTACTTCGAAGTTCCTAA
- a CDS encoding TIR domain-containing protein, whose product MKNYRLPKDVKSGLESRTRLIVFRDKHDLVPIAGDYWKTIEDYLQRSAYLVVICSPNAYGSEYVNHEIKAFLQSHDAKAIIPILLSGKPNNDQAARPDEYAFPEALCSAFSMPLAVDYTEFQRTQGNIRKGRYQNAWYTLLAKVFKAERAEIERQDARRQALRRTILSTISLTVAFLLLLALVVTLRSRDEAIAQRNNSQRLRYASDMNLSQREFESDNIGPGKALVESHRVPDRDQEDLRGFEWYYLWRLYNEQLKVFDGTDGIGFSRDGRVFATATANALKIWDAASLRETANIELSVPRTYTSGSDIAFSPDGKTIAFGDSESVVLLDVNSRSFREVPVADKRRRPGQTQNSTDSPKRLSWDTVRGGTPRFSPDGKLLAVSYECGMVAVYDAHSLKQIARLGDGPPASFCSSFIAFSPDGSILAYGDGYTVRLWDVGSARDLGGPEMDVSLADSVDQVEAIAFSRDGKILAIGDRSKNVVLWNISTKKVLARLAGHTGWVSAVAFSPDGKILYSGSVDQTVKLWDFSSYDGNGQVSGEKIKVFATIKGHTGQINSISTSRGGKIIATVAADRTVKLWGKLAGRDFDAVENVEAVSSAANLIARQVAEGERITLFDLRSGVPMQVATVKALNPTLSPDGKMLATASYGGPSGKDGTIQLWNVSSRRQVTVLARFAGQSPAFSQDGQLFTALSSDGKSLILWDAVNGRMRTSVMNDAAMEDYCISANGKVIVTVDKDGPWVKSWDAASGRQLARFERKTRRGAGSDENEGEAPTTFLALSGDGKFLAYSDSKDVWRWETDSTHGPVLLGHRAVKVSALSFSPEGNLVAVGEETGTVEVWGVDPRKALSFFNAYNEAVTALAFSPDGRTLASGGGGTVKLYGMASLRELITLAHDPSPTSEIHGFQGKEDTVLAIYFAPNGRSLFTLSGNGTLRIWRGANDESVPVREQ is encoded by the coding sequence CTGAAGAACTACAGACTCCCAAAGGACGTCAAGAGCGGCCTGGAATCCAGAACGCGCCTCATCGTATTTCGCGACAAGCACGACCTTGTACCGATCGCCGGAGACTACTGGAAGACGATTGAAGATTATCTTCAGAGGTCAGCTTACCTCGTCGTGATCTGCTCGCCTAACGCGTACGGAAGCGAGTATGTCAATCACGAGATCAAGGCGTTTCTCCAGTCCCACGACGCGAAGGCGATTATTCCCATCCTGCTCTCGGGCAAGCCGAATAACGATCAAGCGGCCCGGCCGGATGAGTATGCGTTTCCCGAAGCGCTGTGCAGTGCATTCTCAATGCCACTGGCCGTCGATTACACCGAGTTTCAGCGTACACAGGGGAACATACGCAAAGGCCGCTATCAGAACGCGTGGTACACGCTGCTCGCGAAAGTCTTCAAGGCCGAACGGGCCGAGATCGAGCGACAGGACGCGAGAAGACAGGCCCTCAGACGCACCATACTATCGACGATCTCCCTCACGGTTGCGTTCCTTCTCCTGTTAGCGCTGGTCGTGACTCTCAGGTCACGCGATGAGGCGATCGCGCAGCGCAACAACTCACAGCGACTTCGATACGCTTCGGATATGAATCTCAGCCAGCGCGAGTTCGAGTCGGATAACATCGGGCCGGGCAAGGCGCTGGTCGAATCCCACCGGGTCCCGGACCGAGACCAGGAAGACCTTCGTGGCTTTGAGTGGTACTACCTCTGGCGGCTTTACAACGAGCAGCTCAAAGTTTTCGACGGAACAGATGGCATAGGCTTTTCGCGTGATGGCAGGGTCTTTGCCACTGCCACTGCCAACGCCCTGAAGATCTGGGACGCCGCCTCGCTGCGCGAGACAGCGAACATCGAGCTGAGTGTGCCTCGGACCTACACATCCGGCTCGGATATAGCCTTTTCCCCCGACGGAAAAACAATCGCGTTCGGTGATAGTGAGAGCGTGGTGCTTCTGGATGTCAACTCCAGATCATTCCGCGAAGTACCCGTTGCTGACAAAAGGCGGCGGCCGGGACAAACTCAAAATTCGACAGACTCTCCGAAGCGTTTGTCCTGGGACACAGTGCGCGGAGGGACCCCGCGCTTTTCGCCTGACGGCAAGCTGCTTGCGGTCAGTTACGAGTGCGGCATGGTGGCCGTTTATGACGCGCACTCCCTCAAACAGATCGCCAGATTGGGCGACGGTCCACCTGCGTCCTTTTGCTCATCCTTCATCGCCTTTTCGCCCGACGGCAGCATTCTCGCCTACGGGGATGGGTACACCGTGAGGCTGTGGGACGTCGGATCCGCGCGCGACCTGGGTGGCCCAGAAATGGATGTTAGCCTGGCCGACAGCGTGGATCAGGTCGAGGCTATCGCGTTCTCGCGCGACGGCAAAATCCTCGCCATCGGTGACCGGAGCAAGAACGTGGTGCTCTGGAACATCTCTACAAAAAAGGTTCTGGCCCGGCTCGCGGGGCACACGGGCTGGGTCTCGGCCGTCGCCTTCTCGCCCGATGGCAAGATCCTTTATAGCGGAAGCGTCGATCAGACCGTCAAGCTTTGGGACTTCAGTTCGTACGATGGGAACGGCCAGGTCAGCGGAGAAAAGATAAAGGTGTTCGCGACGATCAAAGGGCACACCGGACAGATCAACTCGATCAGCACTTCGCGCGGCGGGAAAATCATTGCAACCGTAGCCGCAGATCGAACCGTCAAGCTGTGGGGCAAACTCGCAGGCCGCGATTTCGACGCCGTCGAGAACGTAGAGGCCGTTTCTTCAGCGGCAAATTTGATCGCCAGACAAGTTGCAGAGGGTGAGCGGATAACCCTCTTCGATCTCCGCAGCGGCGTGCCGATGCAGGTCGCGACTGTGAAGGCATTGAATCCCACCCTCTCGCCAGACGGTAAGATGCTCGCCACTGCTTCGTACGGCGGGCCCTCCGGAAAAGATGGCACGATACAACTGTGGAACGTGAGTTCCCGACGGCAAGTCACCGTGCTGGCGCGGTTTGCTGGGCAATCCCCGGCCTTCTCGCAGGACGGCCAGCTGTTTACCGCGCTGAGCTCTGACGGCAAGAGCTTGATCTTGTGGGATGCAGTCAATGGGCGAATGCGGACGTCTGTCATGAACGACGCTGCAATGGAAGACTATTGCATTTCAGCAAACGGAAAAGTCATCGTGACCGTAGACAAGGACGGTCCTTGGGTAAAGTCGTGGGATGCTGCCTCCGGCAGGCAGTTAGCCAGATTCGAAAGAAAGACCAGGCGCGGGGCCGGCTCGGACGAGAACGAAGGCGAAGCGCCAACAACGTTTCTGGCCTTATCAGGCGACGGCAAGTTCCTCGCGTACTCTGACTCGAAGGATGTCTGGCGATGGGAAACCGATTCCACGCACGGACCTGTCCTTCTCGGACACCGCGCAGTGAAAGTGAGCGCCCTTTCATTTTCCCCGGAAGGCAACCTGGTCGCCGTAGGCGAGGAGACGGGCACGGTGGAAGTCTGGGGCGTCGATCCCCGCAAAGCGCTGTCCTTTTTCAACGCGTATAACGAGGCGGTGACGGCACTCGCCTTTTCGCCGGATGGCAGAACACTGGCAAGCGGCGGTGGTGGCACGGTGAAGCTCTACGGTATGGCCTCCCTGAGGGAGTTGATCACGCTCGCGCACGATCCCTCTCCTACCTCCGAAATCCACGGCTTTCAAGGAAAAGAAGATACTGTCCTGGCAATCTACTTTGCGCCCAATGGAAGGTCCCTCTTCACACTCAGTGGCAATGGAACATTAAGGATCTGGCGAGGAGCGAATGACGAAAGCGTCCCTGTGCGAGAACAGTAA
- a CDS encoding TRAFs-binding domain-containing protein — protein sequence MGTCFVVMGFGKKTDFESGRTFDLDKSYRNLIKPAVEAAGYECTRADEIVHSGLIDVPMYKQLQAADIVIADLSTSNKNAFYELGIRHALRPHTTIVMAEDGLKAPFDVNHVVVHHYKHLGEDIGFDEVMRFRAILTNAISVISEQAIADRVDSPVYRFINGLAVPMIGMATPTTPVSPAVPAKPTPAVPDESAAGPTHSDLMRQVDDAVKAGDFITAKTLLAAIRTMMKTDAPDRPEDPFIVQRLALLTYKSRHPTEQAALEAASRLLEGLEPQVSNDTETLGLWGSIHKRLWSLTRDIMHLDEAIRAYERGFYIRNDYYNGINLAFLLNVRASLATDRTEAIADFVIARRVRREVVEICERWLLDNPPPVDPSTTNQKTLEQAQCNRYWVLATISEAKVGLNAADAQQELDKAYEAAPDTWMTQTTREQVDNLRALLAVSPLVGL from the coding sequence ATGGGCACATGTTTCGTGGTGATGGGGTTCGGCAAGAAAACCGATTTCGAAAGCGGCCGCACGTTCGATCTCGACAAGTCCTATCGCAACCTCATCAAGCCAGCGGTCGAGGCAGCCGGCTATGAGTGCACAAGGGCCGATGAAATCGTGCATTCCGGCCTGATCGACGTACCCATGTACAAGCAACTTCAGGCAGCCGATATCGTGATCGCAGACCTGTCGACATCCAACAAGAATGCGTTCTATGAGCTCGGAATCCGGCACGCGCTGCGGCCTCACACCACGATCGTCATGGCCGAAGATGGACTCAAGGCTCCCTTCGACGTGAACCACGTGGTGGTTCATCACTACAAACACCTCGGCGAGGATATCGGCTTTGACGAGGTCATGCGATTTCGAGCCATCCTGACGAACGCAATCTCGGTCATTTCCGAACAGGCCATCGCCGATCGTGTCGACAGCCCCGTGTATCGTTTCATCAACGGGCTGGCCGTACCCATGATCGGCATGGCGACGCCGACGACACCCGTATCGCCCGCCGTCCCTGCCAAGCCGACGCCTGCTGTGCCCGATGAGTCGGCGGCGGGCCCGACGCACAGCGACCTGATGCGGCAGGTTGACGATGCTGTCAAGGCGGGCGATTTCATCACTGCGAAAACACTGCTCGCTGCGATACGCACCATGATGAAGACCGATGCGCCCGATCGGCCCGAGGATCCTTTCATCGTCCAGCGCCTGGCTCTTCTTACTTACAAAAGCAGGCATCCGACTGAGCAGGCTGCACTGGAAGCGGCGTCACGGCTTCTCGAAGGTCTTGAACCACAGGTTTCGAACGACACAGAAACCCTCGGTCTGTGGGGCTCGATTCACAAGCGCCTGTGGTCTTTGACCCGAGACATCATGCATCTCGACGAGGCGATACGTGCCTACGAACGCGGCTTCTACATTCGCAACGACTACTACAATGGGATCAACCTCGCCTTCCTGCTGAACGTGCGCGCCTCGCTTGCGACCGATCGGACGGAGGCGATCGCCGACTTCGTGATCGCGCGCCGCGTTCGCAGGGAGGTCGTGGAAATCTGCGAGAGATGGCTACTCGACAACCCTCCGCCTGTCGATCCGAGCACGACCAACCAAAAGACGCTGGAGCAGGCTCAGTGCAACCGCTACTGGGTTCTCGCAACCATCAGCGAAGCCAAGGTGGGTCTGAACGCCGCGGATGCACAACAGGAGCTCGATAAAGCCTATGAGGCCGCTCCAGACACGTGGATGACGCAGACGACCCGTGAACAGGTCGACAACCTGCGGGCGCTGCTGGCCGTTTCCCCGTTAGTGGGATTGTAG
- a CDS encoding GntR family transcriptional regulator produces the protein MSHVETGQPLAPVASVPLYAQIKDALRVQILDGTYAPHSQMPSEHELCAMYGVSRITVRQALGDLQKEGLLFKLHGKGTFVSKPKAFQNVSSLQGFAEAMSSMGYEIVNQLRSFRVVEADRNVAARLGVEEGAPVTEIHRVRLLNREPLSLELTWLPEALGTRLANADLVTRDIFLILENDCGVPLGHADVAIDAILADDEIVDALRVEEGSPVLRIDRLTHDAAGTPIDYEHLYFRGDAFQYRFRIDREKAGKSAKHKATRKAR, from the coding sequence TTGAGCCATGTCGAAACCGGCCAGCCCCTCGCCCCCGTCGCCTCCGTGCCGCTCTACGCGCAGATCAAAGATGCGCTGCGCGTGCAGATTCTCGACGGCACCTATGCACCGCATTCGCAGATGCCATCCGAACACGAACTCTGCGCGATGTACGGCGTGAGCCGCATCACCGTGCGCCAGGCGCTCGGCGACCTGCAAAAAGAAGGCCTGTTGTTCAAGCTGCACGGCAAAGGCACGTTCGTATCGAAACCCAAGGCGTTTCAGAACGTAAGTTCGCTGCAGGGCTTTGCTGAAGCGATGTCGTCGATGGGTTATGAGATCGTCAACCAGCTGCGCAGCTTTCGCGTCGTCGAGGCCGATCGCAACGTGGCCGCGCGCCTCGGCGTCGAAGAAGGCGCGCCTGTCACGGAAATTCATCGCGTGCGGCTGCTGAACCGCGAGCCCCTATCGCTCGAACTGACCTGGCTTCCCGAAGCGCTCGGCACGCGTCTGGCGAATGCGGACCTCGTCACACGCGACATTTTCCTGATCCTCGAAAACGACTGCGGCGTGCCGCTCGGCCATGCGGATGTCGCGATCGACGCAATCCTCGCCGACGACGAAATCGTCGACGCGCTGCGGGTCGAGGAAGGCAGCCCGGTACTGCGCATCGACCGACTCACGCACGACGCGGCAGGCACGCCGATCGACTACGAACATCTGTACTTTCGCGGCGATGCGTTTCAGTACCGCTTCCGCATCGACCGGGAAAAAGCGGGCAAAAGCGCGAAGCACAAAGCAACGAGGAAAGCACGATGA
- a CDS encoding fumarate reductase/succinate dehydrogenase flavoprotein subunit has protein sequence MNTHVLEYDIVVVGGGTAGPMAAVKAKEANPDLKVLLLEKANVKRSGAISMGMDGLNNAVIPGHATPEQYTREITIANDGIVDQAAVYAYAKHSFKTIEELDRWGVKFEKDGTGDYAVKKVHHMGSYVLPMPEGHDIKKVLYRQLKRARIAITNRIVATRLLTNAQGNVNGVMGFDCRTAEFYVVRAKAVILSCGAAGRLGLPASGYLMGTYENPTNAGDGYAMAYHAGAALANLECFQINPLIKDYNGPACAYVTGPLGGFTANGKGERFIECDYWSGQMMWEFYQELQSGNGPVFLKLDHLAEETIQTIEQILHTNERPSRGRFHAGRGTDYRQQMVEMHISEIGFCSGHSASGVYVNEHAETTVGGLYAAGDMAAVPHNYMLGAFTYGWFAGQSAAAFVAGREHAPPDQEQIDAERARIYAPLEREHGLAPSQVEYKLRRMVNDYLQPPKVTRKMEIGLQRFEEIADDVASIKATHPHELMRAAEVRAIRDCAEMAARASLYRTESRWGLYHHRVDYPQRNDADWFCHTHLRKDATGRMTSEKRAVDPYIVPLDERERSSYSNLRIHDDKPDPRANAQALADVTA, from the coding sequence ATGAACACCCATGTACTCGAATACGACATCGTCGTGGTCGGCGGCGGAACGGCGGGACCGATGGCCGCTGTCAAGGCGAAGGAAGCCAACCCGGACCTGAAGGTCTTGCTGCTCGAAAAAGCCAACGTCAAGCGTAGCGGCGCGATCTCGATGGGCATGGACGGGCTGAACAATGCGGTGATTCCCGGCCACGCGACACCCGAGCAATACACGCGTGAAATCACCATCGCCAACGACGGCATCGTCGATCAGGCCGCCGTCTACGCATACGCGAAGCACAGCTTCAAGACGATCGAAGAACTCGACCGTTGGGGCGTGAAATTCGAAAAGGACGGCACGGGCGATTACGCGGTCAAGAAAGTGCACCACATGGGCTCGTATGTGCTGCCGATGCCCGAAGGACACGACATCAAGAAAGTGCTGTACCGGCAACTGAAACGCGCGCGCATCGCGATCACGAATCGCATCGTTGCGACGCGTCTGTTGACCAACGCGCAGGGTAATGTGAACGGTGTAATGGGCTTCGATTGCCGCACGGCCGAGTTCTATGTGGTCCGCGCGAAAGCGGTGATTCTGTCGTGCGGCGCAGCGGGCCGGCTCGGCTTGCCCGCCTCCGGCTACCTGATGGGCACGTACGAGAACCCGACCAACGCAGGCGACGGCTACGCGATGGCCTATCACGCCGGCGCGGCGCTGGCGAATCTCGAATGCTTCCAGATCAACCCTTTGATCAAGGACTATAACGGTCCCGCCTGCGCGTACGTGACGGGCCCGCTGGGCGGCTTCACGGCGAACGGAAAAGGCGAACGCTTTATCGAATGCGATTACTGGAGCGGGCAGATGATGTGGGAGTTCTATCAGGAACTCCAGAGCGGCAACGGCCCGGTGTTTCTCAAGCTCGATCATCTCGCCGAAGAAACCATCCAGACCATCGAGCAGATCCTGCACACGAACGAACGCCCAAGCCGTGGGCGCTTTCACGCGGGACGTGGCACCGACTACCGGCAGCAGATGGTCGAGATGCATATCTCCGAGATCGGCTTTTGCAGCGGGCACAGCGCGTCGGGCGTGTACGTCAACGAGCACGCGGAGACGACTGTGGGCGGCCTTTACGCAGCGGGTGACATGGCCGCCGTGCCGCACAACTATATGCTCGGTGCGTTCACGTATGGCTGGTTTGCAGGTCAGAGCGCCGCCGCCTTCGTGGCGGGCCGCGAACATGCGCCGCCCGATCAAGAACAGATCGATGCCGAACGCGCGCGCATCTATGCGCCGCTCGAACGCGAACATGGGCTTGCGCCTTCGCAGGTCGAATACAAGTTGCGCCGCATGGTCAACGACTACCTTCAACCGCCCAAGGTGACGCGCAAGATGGAGATCGGCCTGCAACGCTTCGAGGAAATCGCCGACGACGTCGCTTCGATCAAGGCCACGCATCCGCATGAACTGATGCGCGCCGCCGAAGTGCGCGCCATCCGCGATTGCGCCGAAATGGCCGCGCGGGCGTCGCTGTATCGCACCGAGAGCCGCTGGGGTCTGTATCACCATCGCGTCGATTATCCGCAGCGCAACGACGCCGACTGGTTCTGCCATACGCATCTGCGCAAGGATGCAACGGGCCGCATGACCAGCGAGAAACGCGCGGTCGATCCGTACATCGTGCCGCTCGATGAACGTGAACGCAGTTCGTACAGCAACCTGCGCATTCACGACGACAAACCCGATCCGCGCGCGAACGCCCAGGCGCTCGCCGATGTGACCGCCTGA
- a CDS encoding ferredoxin family protein, translating to MSFTPHDILHRSTAPVTIDESKCIADKGCTVCVDVCPLDLLAIDVSKGKAYMQFDECWYCMPCEQDCPTGAVKVDIPYLLR from the coding sequence ATGTCCTTCACCCCGCACGACATTCTTCATCGAAGCACAGCGCCCGTCACGATCGACGAAAGCAAATGCATCGCCGATAAAGGCTGCACGGTATGCGTCGACGTGTGCCCGCTCGATCTGCTCGCGATCGACGTCAGCAAAGGCAAGGCCTACATGCAGTTCGACGAATGCTGGTACTGCATGCCGTGCGAACAGGATTGCCCGACGGGCGCCGTGAAAGTCGATATTCCTTATCTGCTGCGCTAG
- a CDS encoding ABC transporter permease, which yields MAATFELRDRRESTHRRAPFFASTTRRRAWRAASLALCVALWQLAVHFRLSAGFITFANVPAPSDALPALWSLLHSPKLPMHLAASLWRVLAGFCAATVVGVGLGLAIGRYRAIEDTALPALEVLRPIPAVAWIPLAILIFPSSELSMMFITFIGALFPILLNTVHGVEGVDPRLVATARSLGTKPLALYTEVILPGAAPAIFTGLAIGMGTAWFCLVTAEMIAGQYGIGYFTWESYTLQNYPDIVVGMALIGALGMGSSVLVKRLGIALTPWYRLQETRR from the coding sequence ATGGCCGCCACTTTTGAACTCCGCGACAGACGCGAATCGACGCACCGACGCGCCCCTTTCTTCGCCTCAACGACCAGACGTCGCGCGTGGCGCGCGGCGTCGCTCGCGTTATGCGTCGCGCTCTGGCAACTGGCCGTGCACTTCAGGTTGTCGGCGGGCTTCATCACATTCGCGAACGTGCCCGCGCCTTCCGATGCCCTGCCCGCGCTATGGTCGCTGCTGCACTCGCCAAAGCTGCCGATGCATCTGGCCGCCAGCCTCTGGCGTGTGCTGGCGGGCTTCTGTGCCGCGACGGTGGTCGGCGTCGGCCTAGGTCTCGCGATCGGCCGCTACCGCGCCATAGAAGATACCGCGCTGCCCGCGCTTGAAGTGCTGCGCCCGATTCCCGCCGTCGCGTGGATACCGCTCGCGATCCTGATATTTCCGTCGTCGGAACTCAGCATGATGTTCATCACGTTCATCGGCGCGCTGTTTCCGATTCTGCTCAATACCGTGCATGGCGTGGAAGGCGTCGATCCGCGCCTCGTTGCGACGGCTCGCAGCCTCGGTACGAAACCATTAGCGCTTTATACCGAAGTCATTCTGCCAGGCGCCGCGCCCGCGATTTTCACGGGCCTCGCAATCGGCATGGGAACGGCGTGGTTCTGTCTAGTCACCGCAGAAATGATCGCGGGTCAATATGGCATTGGCTATTTCACGTGGGAGTCATACACGTTGCAGAACTATCCGGATATCGTCGTCGGCATGGCGCTGATCGGCGCGCTCGGGATGGGTAGCAGCGTGCTCGTCAAACGGTTGGGCATCGCGCTGACGCCGTGGTACAGACTGCAGGAGACCCGCCGATGA